Proteins found in one Triticum urartu cultivar G1812 chromosome 4, Tu2.1, whole genome shotgun sequence genomic segment:
- the LOC125554647 gene encoding UPF0481 protein At3g47200-like has protein sequence MVEVTSWVEDVEKTLLEEHEPSSEVEQWRKHSIYRVPARIKRLNGDAYKPQTVSLGPFHHGDPDLLPMEQHKRRALLRLLRRAGRPLRDLVAAVGEVEEQLRAAYVGLGDEWRDGGGERFVEMMIVDGCFLLEVMRTAAAAGRRYAVHPDYAPNDPVFSRHGLLYIAPYVQRDMLMVENQLPLLVLHRIAAAAEGGKTSTYATINRMVLNFLGVADADRHPAAVPHLGLHPLDIYRRSLLLHTTGRTERNIQVEEPAAKPADVRSARKLHEAGIRFRHSGRADCLCDVRFRGGTLTMPQLFVDDSTEYKLLNLMAFEALHVGAGNDVTAYVFFMRSVVGCVDDVRLLRRKGIVRSEWVDGDETVVRLLNDMTRDVVCDEASPLCALHGEVEAYCRSNLRVFLHVSWYYLKRTYFGNPWTFLSLAAGILLLVTDIIQTVYSVLSYEVQGKRQYYSHH, from the exons ATGGTTGAGGTGACGTCGTGGGTGGAGGACGTGGAGAAGACGCTGCTGGAAGAGCACGAGCCGTCGTCGGAGGTGGAGCAATGGCGGAAGCACTCCATCTACCGTGTCCCGGCGCGCATCAAGAGGCTCAACGGCGACGCCTACAAGCCGCAGACGGTGTCCCTGGGCCCCTTCCACCACGGAGACCCCGACCTGCTGCCCATGGAGCAGCACAAACGCAGGGCGCTGCTGCGCCTCCTCCGGCGGGCCGGCAGGCCGCTACGGGACCTCGTCGCCGCCGTGGGGGAGGTGGAGGAGCAGCTGCGGGCGGCGTACGTCGGCCTCGGCGACGAGTGGCGCGACGGTGGCGGGGAGCGGTTCGTGGAGATGATGATCGTGGACGGCTGCTTCTTGCTGGAGGTGATGAGGACGGCGGCGGCCGCCGGGCGGAGGTATGCCGTTCACCCAGACTACGCGCCCAACGACCCGGTGTTCAGCCGGCACGGCTTGCTGTACATTGCGCCGTATGTCCAGCGCGACATGCTCATGGTCGAGAACCAGCTGCCCCTCCTCGTGCTCCACAGGATCGCCGCTGCAGCTGAGGGTGGAAAAACATCG ACCTATGCTACGATCAACAGGATGGTGCTCAACTTCCTTGGCGTGGCAGATGCTGACAGGCACCCAGCGGCAGTGCCACACCTGGGGCTCCACCCACTAGACATCTACCGCCGGAGCCTACTACTCCACACCACCGGCAGGACAGAGCGCAACATACAGGTCGAAGAGCCGGCGGCGAAGCCCGCGGACGTGCGCTCCGCGCGGAAGCTCCACGAAGCCGGCATCCGGTTCCGGCACAGCGGGCGGGCGGACTGCCTCTGCGACGTCCGGTTCCGGGGCGGCACCCTCACCATGCCGCAGCTCTTCGTGGACGACTCCACCGAGTACAAGCTCCTGAACCTGATGGCGTTCGAGGCCCTGCACGTCGGCGCCGGCAACGACGTGACCGCCTACGTCTTCTTCATGCGGAGCGTCGTCGGCTGCGTGGACGACGTGCGGCTGCTGCGGCGCAAGGGGATCGTCCGGAGCGAGTGGGTGGACGGCGACGAGACGGTGGTGCGGCTGCTCAACGACATGACCAGGGACGTGGTCTGCGACGAGGCGTCGCCGCTCTGCGCCCTGCACGGCGAGGTGGAGGCCTACTGCCGGAGCAACCTGCGCGTGTTCCTGCACGTGTCGTGGTACTACCTCAAGCGCACCTACTTCGGGAACCCGTGGACGTTCCTCTCCCTCGCCGCCGGCATCCTGCTCCTCGTCACCGACATCATCCAGACTGTGTATTCCGTTCTTTCTTACGAAGTGCAGGGAAAGAGACAGTATTACAGCCATCACTAG